The following are encoded in a window of Mannheimia varigena genomic DNA:
- the rhaM gene encoding L-rhamnose mutarotase yields MIRKAFVMQVNPDAHAEYKKRHDEIFPELVTELKNHGSHHYSIFLDKERNLLFGYVEIEDEARWNAIAKTEACQKWWAFMKDIMPSNPDNSPISQELEQVFYLD; encoded by the coding sequence ATGATTAGAAAAGCTTTTGTTATGCAGGTTAATCCCGATGCACACGCTGAATATAAAAAACGCCACGATGAAATTTTCCCTGAATTAGTTACGGAACTCAAAAATCACGGAAGTCATCACTACTCCATTTTTCTTGATAAAGAACGTAATCTGCTTTTCGGCTATGTTGAAATTGAAGATGAAGCTCGCTGGAATGCGATTGCCAAAACGGAGGCTTGTCAAAAATGGTGGGCGTTTATGAAAGATATTATGCCGTCTAACCCAGATAACAGCCCGATTTCACAAGAATTGGAACAGGTGTTTTATTTAGACTAG
- the rhaT gene encoding L-rhamnose/proton symporter RhaT has translation MGSSILLGIFWHFVGAASAACFYAPMKKVTNWSWETMWAVAGLFSWILLPWSISYWLLPDFGAYYSSFSSSVLLPVFLFGAMWGIGNIGYGLTMRYLGMSMGIGIAIGITLIVGTLMTPILQGRFGELLSSSGGQMTLLGVAVAVVGVAIVSYAGLLKEKAIGITAEEFNLKKGLALAVMCGIFSAGMSFAMSAATPMHEAASNLGVDPLYVALPSYVVIMGGGAIINLGYCIIRLMIRPELSFKSDMGVVKGLLISNIFFAALGGIMWYLQFFFYAWGHANIPNEYGFISWMLHMSFYVLCGGIVGLVLKEWKGTGVKPTRVLCIGCLVIVLAANIVGLGMAN, from the coding sequence ATGGGTAGCTCAATTTTATTAGGTATTTTCTGGCACTTTGTCGGTGCTGCATCTGCCGCCTGCTTCTATGCACCAATGAAAAAAGTCACCAACTGGTCTTGGGAAACAATGTGGGCGGTTGCAGGTTTATTCTCTTGGATTTTACTGCCTTGGTCGATAAGTTATTGGTTATTGCCTGATTTCGGGGCGTACTATTCCTCTTTCAGTAGTAGTGTTTTACTTCCTGTATTTCTCTTCGGTGCAATGTGGGGAATTGGGAATATCGGTTATGGTTTAACAATGCGTTATCTTGGTATGTCTATGGGTATCGGGATTGCTATTGGGATTACCTTAATCGTAGGTACATTAATGACTCCGATTTTGCAAGGTCGATTTGGTGAGTTACTGTCAAGCTCAGGCGGACAAATGACCCTGCTTGGCGTAGCCGTTGCGGTGGTAGGGGTAGCAATTGTCTCCTACGCAGGATTATTGAAAGAAAAAGCCATCGGTATTACTGCTGAAGAATTTAACCTCAAAAAAGGGTTAGCCCTTGCGGTAATGTGCGGTATTTTCTCAGCAGGTATGTCTTTTGCAATGAGTGCGGCAACACCGATGCACGAAGCTGCAAGCAATTTAGGCGTTGATCCACTTTATGTAGCCCTACCAAGTTATGTTGTGATTATGGGCGGTGGTGCAATTATTAACTTAGGTTACTGCATTATTCGCTTAATGATTCGCCCGGAACTTTCGTTCAAATCAGATATGGGCGTAGTAAAAGGCTTACTCATCAGTAATATTTTCTTTGCTGCCCTTGGTGGAATTATGTGGTATCTCCAATTCTTCTTCTACGCTTGGGGGCACGCTAATATTCCTAATGAATATGGATTTATCAGTTGGATGTTACATATGAGCTTCTATGTTTTATGTGGTGGAATTGTCGGCTTAGTGTTAAAAGAGTGGAAAGGAACTGGGGTAAAACCAACCCGAGTATTATGTATCGGTTGTTTAGTTATCGTACTTGCCGCCAATATTGTTGGCTTAGGTATGGCAAATTAA
- the rhaD gene encoding rhamnulose-1-phosphate aldolase has translation MQQIMNSWFVQGMVKATYDMWLKGWDERNGGNVSLRLLDDDIASYKSDFYQNPQHITLTQDVTALAKQYFIVTGSGKFFRNVILDPADTLAVIRIDEEGKGYYLMWGLVNGGVPTSELASHLQSHIVRMKVTGSKDRVIMHCHATNLLALTYVMDLDYKTITKELWEMSTECLVVFPDGVGVLPWMVPGKDEIGYATSKEMQKHSLVLWAFHGVFGSGPSLDETFGLIDVAEKSAEVAVKVRSMGGKKQTITTENFKLLAERFGVTPIAGILE, from the coding sequence ATGCAACAAATTATGAATTCTTGGTTCGTGCAAGGGATGGTAAAAGCAACCTATGATATGTGGCTTAAAGGTTGGGATGAACGCAACGGTGGAAATGTCAGCCTACGTTTACTTGATGATGATATTGCCTCTTACAAAAGTGATTTTTACCAAAATCCACAACACATTACGCTAACGCAAGATGTTACGGCTCTTGCTAAACAATATTTTATTGTGACCGGCTCGGGCAAATTTTTCCGTAATGTCATTTTAGACCCTGCTGACACACTAGCTGTGATTCGTATTGACGAAGAGGGGAAAGGTTACTATTTGATGTGGGGGTTGGTAAATGGTGGTGTTCCAACTTCCGAACTGGCTTCACATCTGCAATCCCATATTGTTCGGATGAAGGTAACGGGTAGTAAAGACAGAGTCATAATGCATTGCCACGCAACCAATTTACTCGCTTTAACCTATGTAATGGATCTCGATTATAAAACCATTACCAAAGAGCTTTGGGAAATGAGTACCGAATGCTTGGTGGTATTCCCTGACGGTGTTGGGGTGCTGCCTTGGATGGTGCCAGGCAAAGATGAAATTGGCTATGCAACATCAAAAGAGATGCAAAAGCATTCATTAGTATTGTGGGCTTTCCACGGCGTGTTTGGATCAGGCCCATCACTTGATGAAACCTTTGGGTTGATCGATGTTGCGGAAAAATCAGCAGAAGTCGCAGTAAAAGTACGTTCAATGGGAGGTAAAAAACAGACGATTACTACCGAAAACTTTAAATTACTTGCAGAACGCTTTGGTGTAACACCTATTGCAGGCATTTTGGAATAA